The genomic window TTAACATTCAGTTTACTGACACTTTCAGTTAATATTCAGTTTACTGAGACCTTTTAGTTTATATTTAGTTGACTGAGACCTTTTAGTTAGTATTTAGTTCACTGATACCTTTCATTTAAGATTCAGTTTCCTTAGAGTTTTTTTAACATTCAGCTAAATGCCAGTTTCAGTTAATATTCAGTTGACTGATACCTTGTAGCTAATATTTAGTTGACTGAGACCGTTTAGTTAGTATTTAGTTCACTGATACCTTTCACTTAAGATTCAGTATCCTTAGACCTTGTTTTAACACTCAGTTTACTGACACTTTCAGTTAATATTCAGTTGACCGAGACCTTTTAGTTTATATTAAGTTGACGGAGACCTTTTGGTTTATATAAGGTTGACTGAGACCTTTTAGTTTATATTTAGTTGACGGAGACCTTTTGGTTTGTATAAGGTAGACATAGACCTTTTAGTTTATATTTAGTTCACTGAGACCTTTTAGTTTATATTAAGTTGACTGAGACCTTTAAGTTTATATCTAGTTGACTGACACCTTTTAGTTTATAATTAGTTGACTGAGACCTTTAAGTTTATATTTAGTTGACTGAGACCTTTTAGTTAATAtccagttgactgaatggcaaaaCTTCATCCTGTAAAAAACTGCACTGTAACGTACCCAACTCTGGTTAGTAAAAATCAAATACGAGATTAGCAAATCCCTCCgcttaattgaaaataatttatttaacattgattTTCAAATCTTTGTAAGTGTTAAGGTATGATTCAACAACAGCGGTCGGATACATAAACATTCGTTAGAGCTGAAGTATTATCTTCAATACAGAATTTGTGTAccttaaaaaacatttcttctTTTCAAATAACAAAACTGTAATTTACTATCTAACGGACATCTATTGCATTTTTACATATccaaataattacatgtattctaaGGCGAATATAAAATTGAATGCTTACTAAATTATCCTAAATGAATACTACCAATATCTAACTGGGAATGGTAAATTATCCTAAATGAAGAAAACCAATTTCTAACTGAAATAGTAAATCATCCTAAATGAACATTACCAATTATCTAACTGGGAATGGTAAATTATCCTAAATGAAGACTACCAAATATCTAACTGGGAATTGTAAATTATCCTAAATCAAGACTACCGATTATCTAACTGGGAATAGTTAATTGTCCTAAATCAAAACTAACTGAATGGTAAATTATCCTTAATGAAGACTATCAATTATCTAACTAGGAGGTCTCAGTCCTCCATGAAATTCCCCGTATAGTCTCTTGTTTAATCTCTCATCACGTCTATAGCTACAGTACTTGGTATTTTTGTGTATCATTTTAAAAGTTCACAAAAGGAAAGTAAATCTAAAATCTACAAGATAAacctcaaattttcaataacagCAGATACAAGTTTCTGCTAGCGGTGAATAACTTATagtgtttaattttaaacacttaaatgttttctttggcgATGCATGCGTGATATGAAGTGACACActtaaattgcagaaaaaatatttaagaaatgaactcaatgtctacccaagttatacgagtataccCTGGGTTGAGGCAGTTTACGCTATATAATCCACAAAGCAgattataaaaaagtgtaaattgctccaacccaggtcaAACGagtatatcttggatatatattgaatttattccttatgatttaattttctgtagTTAGTTGTACAAATTTAGTGCACAAACGTTATGTCAAGCGGATaagtacgtttttgacgttggtgcattgtgacgtgtcttgtttACATCACAtaatgtattttcttcactttccCTGTGCTGCATTGAGTATTGTAATATATACAATAACCacataatacaatgtacatgaacACAGTTTGTTTGCATATTTTACATACACATGATACACACGTTGTTAGCATATAATGTACACATCCAATAcacaatgtttacatcatatattgtattttcttcactttccCTGTGCTGCTTTCAGCTACAAATAGGTTGTCTCTAGTGTCtacacataaaccccatggaaGCTGTAAAATAAAATCCCAGTCGTTAaggtagcggaggaactgtccctcctgatccaggatgtggatacggtggttGTCCCATTCTGCTGTCAGGATctgaccctggctgtctgttgtgatacccCATGGATAGAATGGTCCCCTGGAAGTAGAGGGatgaccagtgtaggtaaaccggagtttcccggcctgattgaccaccactactgcatggGACCAatagtctgacacacagatatctaggttcctgttctcactgatgtatttaatgtcttcagatgaatagagaggttgtcctttgtcgtcgtactgaatactttgtttctctgtggagccaaagtaacacacaacttttgtttgtttatcatcactgtccatgacaaccaggaggtcaccagaggaggtgcTACAGACACCCCGAGGTCTCCAtccctgtagtctgatcactgcctgtatctgtgtattcttcactatgttcacagttctatcatcgTAATCgctataaactagatccccactccttgtcactgctatgtcctgTGGAtagttccctgacttggtttggactgacttcactagtttcCCCTGCAGGTTGTAGAGACTTATCGTCTCATCACCACACGTCCAGATTTCTTCATCACTGTGACAAGTAACACAGTACAAGTTATCATCCTGTGTCTGTATGGTGGAGATGATCCCTGGCTCATCAAGCAGTGGTTTGAGAGGAGAGGATTCAACTTCTGAGGTTTCCATGCTGTAGCCATGTTCCTCTGTTGTAATGGAGAATGCTGACAGGGAACCAAATTGTTGGTAAAGTTGTTCTGGGTAACTTTTCTGAGGGGTAAAGTTTGGTAGAGaaactgtgagtttaggagctaatcttctgaattcagcaatcctggatttgtaggcagagacaaggctgacatcattggagtccagtaacTTCTTCAGATCTGCAAtgctctgtgtgatttcagaaatggtgtgttTGATTTCATATTCCTGTTTGTTTAAGACAGCCAGGTGTTTGGAGTCTATTTCATCAagatcagatttcagtttctgtataatggtgtctatttctctgtgccagacttctccatgtttgtctaTTGCTGATGTTAATTTCTGAGAGTTATTTTTTAGATCAGCTTTCTGAACTGTGATGTTGTTTACAATCTCTTGGTATTTGGGAGAAAGGATATtcttaaattcattcaaatctcttcgtaaatcttcttttttactttttaaggcATAAAAATTGTCTACCAACTTATGACTTTGATGATCTCCAGAGGAAATACAAGGGGCACagataggaatgtcacattgttcacagaaATGTTTACACTGCTCCTTGGCATGTAATTGGCAAATTGGATAATTTGGGGTAGATCCTTGGTCATGAAACGGCACCGCCTGATGTTTTTTTGACAAATCCAACAAATGGTCCCCAACACAAGTTTTGCAGAGATTGGTCTGATGGAAGTCACAGTGTAGTGGGGGGACAGGAGTATCACACACATCACAATGCACCACATTCTGGTCACTGCTTCGAGGGTCCATATTCAAGTCCTTTATGTTTGATGCAGGGTAGAacctaaaatatacatgtttatcattaattttcaatcCTACTGCAATCagtaatatttatatacatactagacaacattgagatggtgacctTACATATCGCTTAAAGAATGGACAATAGGATGAAAAGCacttcagagaattttgctttgatcTTGACCTGTataactaaattaaaaaaaatttcagctggcatagaactttaaTTTCAATCTCATTACTCCTTACAAACGTGCATTTTTTCAACTtgagcaagattaagcaaatGGAAGATAATCTACAGTGTAAAACTGATTATAcagagatctgctatgaccttcacattgacttggttcaaaGTCACTGCACAGCACACACCATTCACCCAAAAGCTGTCTATGTGAAGTATGATCTAAATATAAAGGGTGAACTGGAGAGTATATGATCTTAATCTgttatgaccttgacatttgacctacaaacatcattcaagATTACTGCATATCCTTTGATCAAAGATACCCTGTAGGTTAAGTATGATTTGACCAAGGGGAGAGAAAATATGCTCCATACAAggatttttatcatataatgaCTATTACCTATACCTTAGACCAAGAAACatagttcaaggtcattgcatACCCTTTACTCAAAGGCACGCTGTGGTTGAATTAtaagccagattgggccaagggtagagaagatatgctctggACAAGAAATcttggatggacagacagatggaaGAATGGACAGACAGCCGAATGGGCAGATAGACTGACCACTATAAGGCGCTTTTTTGCCTCAATAAAAAGCTCATAAATGTTGTTTACTATACCCTGTATACCGTTAGCGAAAAAACTGCCAAGTCCTGCTTTTAATTCTAAGTGATTTTAATTCCTTAATGAGTAAACAATTCATCCCACAtcagattaaaaaatattataataaagatACAAAAGGGTAGATAACTCTAACTCTATTCAGTTGTCTTTATGATGTCAGCACAAGGAGGCAGACATTGGCAGGATTTTTTTGAAATGGTGGAAGTAAGGCTTGACTGTGTCATTATTTCGGCacatttgatgtttttttattgAATCAACTGAATTCAATATAAATCAATCTCAGAAACAGTTCAGCACGCTTGAGGTCAGGCACTGCAGTTTTCTTGAAATAATCGGCCCTCAAATTGGCAAGGAGGTTAAATCGTTGTTGCAAACGTGGTGTatctatatactagtatatatgtgGTATATTTATCTCTCTTCCCATACATTTAACagattattgataaaaattcagtgGCCTGTGGTAGGGCACGGGCCACCATTAGGTGGTTTGACTCatcatgtataaatacatgtactgtattaaATATACTTTGAACTTAtagctatagtctgtcccaagatatttttgctgcatattttcttcatttattcgatatttataaatacctcttgattCAGACAATCTTCATTCATTAGTATGAacaaatcccaagatttcccttttgaaacgccccctatATCTTGTCAGATTTCAATACACagccaaaaatagaaagtctacggggattttgcattgcatctgCCATAATTACGCCTGGATGAAAACGTTGAAAAAATGGTGCAAGTTATTCAGAGGAACTTCCGAATGGAAAAatgatgtcaacatttttatgataaatctccttaggaaatctgtttttgttcctgtcAATTTTTACgaaggaaataaataatgtgtgaatgaactTATCTTGGAAATTTCCCCTTTCATCGATtccaattgcacttctttcacaggtatgtgtattttcattaaatatcgtccaaatgtgcagcataaatatcttgggacaaactatacatgtataacactgTCAGGTCCAGGATAATCACCAGATCAACCTACATGAGTGAAGCTTGTTTTACCTACATAGCATTAATTCTTCTTGAAATAGGTTTATATTATAGCTATCTTtatgcaattttgtttttttatgtaaaacagacaaaaagtcGCATGGAACTGTCGGCCTTTATTATTGTACTGCAGAGTTTCATAAATACAACCAAgagaaaatatgtacatataacattGCTGCTTTTTGAgccgttttaaaaaaaaacatgcattcCATTTCAATTGTTTGAGTATGTGTGTGATGAGGCGTGGATAAGTGTGATTACTTCACATTATGATTGAGCAGCTCAATAAACCTACTTCAGGTAGGAAAACAGATGGTAAATATAGAGCAAGTTCGATCACAAATTACGGTCGCCATAGTTCGACTAAACTGAGATCGAACTCACTTTAGTCCGACTAAAATGGAACCGTGGTACAACCAACGGAGAGACTCTGGTCTGTCTCTAGTCAGGTAGTTGAAAGATTGCAGCAGAAAGcgaaacattcaaattttgcttATTTTAATCAGCACAGCATGCATTCTGTTAAATTTTAGCGCACACACTTGTGATTCAATGTGTTTACAAGttattttccttctttttttttccatgaaCAATAAAACTATATGAGTAAGCGGCAATTAACATCTTTCTCATTTTTTCAACAAGACATCGACCAA from Magallana gigas chromosome 9, xbMagGiga1.1, whole genome shotgun sequence includes these protein-coding regions:
- the LOC136271745 gene encoding E3 ubiquitin-protein ligase TRIM71-like, which produces MDPRSSDQNVVHCDVCDTPVPPLHCDFHQTNLCKTCVGDHLLDLSKKHQAVPFHDQGSTPNYPICQLHAKEQCKHFCEQCDIPICAPCISSGDHQSHKLVDNFYALKSKKEDLRRDLNEFKNILSPKYQEIVNNITVQKADLKNNSQKLTSAIDKHGEVWHREIDTIIQKLKSDLDEIDSKHLAVLNKQEYEIKHTISEITQSIADLKKLLDSNDVSLVSAYKSRIAEFRRLAPKLTVSLPNFTPQKSYPEQLYQQFGSLSAFSITTEEHGYSMETSEVESSPLKPLLDEPGIISTIQTQDDNLYCVTCHSDEEIWTCGDETISLYNLQGKLVKSVQTKSGNYPQDIAVTRSGDLVYSDYDDRTVNIVKNTQIQAVIRLQGWRPRGVCSTSSGDLLVVMDSDDKQTKVVCYFGSTEKQSIQYDDKGQPLYSSEDIKYISENRNLDICVSDYWSHAVVVVNQAGKLRFTYTGHPSTSRGPFYPWGITTDSQGQILTAEWDNHRIHILDQEGQFLRYLNDWDFILQLPWGLCVDTRDNLFVAESSTGKVKKIQYMM